One genomic region from Microbacterium sp. BK668 encodes:
- a CDS encoding transglutaminase family protein — protein sequence MQRLVTAELDLDLGSSVDLIFQITAAQQVPVVSEELTFTQGERVYTPTEIVDQSGSRLHRLMGEAGRLEVRYRATVEGQMAASRTSDLEAITYLRPSRYCQSDEVFSQARRQFKGLHGYELIAAVSDFVATSTTYTPGLSQGTDSAVTTLMTGQGVCRDYAHVVIALLRAMDMPARYAACFAPGLRPMDFHAVAEAYHDGAWYVIDATRLANRRSLVRIATGRDAADCAFLSYHGGYVGLARMRVDAAVLPDDVSGEGLQTQPVRAEASDPAADDPASLVQLS from the coding sequence GTGCAACGCCTCGTGACCGCCGAACTCGACCTCGATCTGGGGTCGTCCGTCGACCTCATCTTCCAGATCACGGCGGCCCAGCAGGTGCCGGTCGTCAGCGAGGAGCTGACGTTCACACAGGGCGAGCGCGTGTACACGCCGACGGAGATCGTCGACCAGTCGGGCAGCCGGCTGCATCGCCTGATGGGCGAGGCCGGACGCCTCGAGGTGCGCTACCGGGCGACCGTGGAGGGGCAGATGGCGGCGAGCCGCACGAGCGACCTCGAGGCCATCACCTACCTCCGCCCCAGCCGCTACTGCCAGTCCGACGAGGTGTTCTCGCAGGCCCGCCGGCAGTTCAAGGGCCTGCACGGCTACGAGCTCATCGCCGCCGTCAGCGACTTCGTCGCGACGAGCACGACCTACACGCCGGGCCTCAGCCAGGGCACCGACAGCGCCGTCACAACGCTCATGACCGGTCAGGGAGTGTGCCGCGACTACGCGCACGTCGTCATCGCGCTGCTGCGCGCGATGGACATGCCGGCCCGGTACGCCGCGTGCTTCGCGCCGGGGCTCCGGCCGATGGACTTCCACGCCGTCGCCGAGGCGTACCACGACGGCGCCTGGTACGTCATCGACGCGACGCGCCTGGCGAACCGCCGCTCGCTCGTGCGCATCGCGACGGGCCGGGATGCCGCGGACTGCGCGTTCCTGAGCTACCACGGCGGGTACGTGGGCCTCGCGCGCATGCGGGTCGACGCTGCGGTCCTGCCCGACGACGTGTCGGGCGAGGGCCTCCAGACGCAGCCGGTCCGGGCCGAGGCATCCGATCCCGCCGCCGACGACCCCGCGAGCCTCGTCCAGCTCTCCTGA
- the argS gene encoding arginine--tRNA ligase → MTPDALSAALAAVIVPLAEARRPGSGEGVTASGLPLERPKNREHGDWASNAALKLAKAVGANPREFAAEIAGKLAETPGVASVEVAGPGFINIRLDAAAAGALAKSIVDAGAAFGTSTALADEVINLEFVSANPTGPIHLGGTRWAAVGDSLARILASQGAKVTREYYFNDHGAQIDRFARSLVAAHEGLPTPEDGYGGGYIADIARRVALAYEGDIDALDPDAKQEAFRELGVGFMFDEIKKSLHDFGVDFDVYFHENDLHESGAVERAVERLRDLGHIFEEDGAVWLRSTTFGDDRDRVVIRSNGTPAYISGDLAYYLDKRERGFNRCIIMLGADHHGYVKRLMAMCAAFGDEPYVSLQILIGQLVNLVKDGQPVRMSKRAGTVVTMEDLVEIVGVDAARYALTRSSADSNLDVDLDVLQRRTNDNPVFYVQYAHARTHNVGRNADAAGVDRSEFAPELLDHETESALLGALQEFPRVVAFAAETREPHRVARFLEELAGLYHRWYDNCRVIPQGDDPVETLHRTRRWLNDATGQVLRNGLSLLGVHAPERM, encoded by the coding sequence ATGACTCCTGACGCACTCTCCGCCGCTCTCGCCGCCGTCATCGTCCCCCTCGCCGAGGCGCGGCGTCCGGGATCCGGCGAAGGCGTCACGGCGTCGGGGCTTCCCCTCGAGCGCCCGAAGAACCGCGAGCACGGCGACTGGGCGTCCAATGCCGCACTCAAGCTCGCCAAGGCCGTCGGGGCGAACCCGCGCGAATTCGCTGCCGAGATCGCCGGCAAGCTGGCCGAGACGCCGGGCGTGGCGAGCGTCGAGGTCGCGGGGCCGGGCTTCATCAACATCCGGCTGGATGCCGCGGCCGCCGGCGCGCTCGCGAAGAGCATCGTCGATGCCGGCGCCGCCTTCGGGACCAGCACCGCTCTCGCCGACGAGGTGATCAACCTCGAGTTCGTCTCCGCCAATCCCACCGGGCCCATCCATCTCGGCGGCACGCGATGGGCCGCCGTCGGCGACTCGCTGGCGCGCATCCTCGCCTCTCAGGGCGCGAAGGTCACGCGCGAGTACTACTTCAACGACCACGGCGCGCAGATCGATCGCTTCGCGCGCAGCCTCGTCGCCGCACACGAGGGCCTGCCGACCCCCGAAGACGGCTACGGCGGCGGCTACATCGCCGACATCGCCCGCCGCGTCGCCCTGGCGTACGAGGGCGACATCGATGCGCTCGACCCAGACGCGAAGCAGGAGGCGTTCCGCGAGCTCGGCGTCGGCTTCATGTTCGACGAGATCAAGAAGAGCCTCCACGACTTCGGGGTCGACTTCGACGTCTACTTCCACGAGAACGACCTGCACGAGTCCGGCGCCGTCGAGCGCGCCGTCGAGCGGCTGCGGGATCTCGGCCACATCTTCGAAGAGGACGGCGCGGTCTGGCTGCGCTCCACCACGTTCGGCGACGACCGTGACCGCGTCGTGATCCGCTCCAACGGCACGCCCGCCTACATCTCGGGCGACCTCGCCTACTACCTCGACAAGCGCGAGCGCGGCTTCAACCGGTGCATCATCATGCTCGGCGCCGACCATCACGGCTACGTCAAGCGCCTCATGGCGATGTGCGCCGCGTTCGGGGACGAGCCCTACGTCAGCCTGCAGATCCTGATCGGCCAGCTCGTGAACCTGGTCAAGGACGGCCAGCCCGTGCGCATGTCCAAGCGCGCCGGCACCGTCGTGACGATGGAGGACCTCGTGGAGATCGTGGGCGTGGATGCCGCGCGCTACGCCCTCACGCGGAGCTCGGCCGACTCGAACCTCGACGTCGACCTCGATGTGCTCCAGCGCCGCACGAACGACAACCCCGTCTTCTACGTGCAGTACGCGCACGCCCGCACCCACAACGTCGGGCGCAACGCCGACGCGGCGGGCGTCGACCGGTCGGAGTTCGCCCCCGAGCTGCTCGACCACGAGACCGAGTCCGCGCTCCTGGGCGCGCTGCAGGAGTTCCCGCGCGTCGTCGCGTTCGCGGCGGAGACCCGCGAGCCGCATCGGGTCGCCCGCTTCCTCGAGGAGCTCGCCGGCCTCTACCACCGGTGGTACGACAACTGCCGCGTGATCCCGCAGGGCGACGACCCCGTGGAGACGCTCCACCGCACCCGGCGGTGGCTCAACGATGCGACCGGCCAGGTTCTGCGCAACGGACTGTCCCTGCTCGGAGTCCACGCACCGGAACGGATGTAG
- a CDS encoding DUF2993 domain-containing protein, producing the protein MTVGDTQPTQPLPDWTTAPPEPRRRRRAWPWILAAAIVIGLAVAAWFLGESIARGIVEKTIRDQVVTSLALPADQEVDVEVAGTVIPQLVAGTLDDVTVSSDDVSFGEFSGDVTVHATGIGIRGEPEADAATATVRLDENELKALLAGVQDFPVDSLSLASPDLAVSTELQFLGIAVPIGVSLTPSAADGDIVLTPSSLQVAGAEVSADDLTSRFGAIADTVLKDYTVCIAQYIPAGLTLTQVQVDGDHVVADFDVDGRIASDPALRENGTCDA; encoded by the coding sequence ATGACCGTCGGCGACACGCAGCCCACTCAGCCGCTCCCGGACTGGACGACGGCTCCCCCCGAGCCCCGCCGTCGCCGCCGCGCATGGCCCTGGATCCTCGCCGCGGCGATCGTCATCGGCCTCGCGGTGGCGGCGTGGTTCCTCGGCGAGAGCATCGCGCGGGGGATCGTCGAGAAGACCATCCGCGATCAGGTCGTGACGAGCCTGGCGCTGCCGGCCGACCAGGAGGTCGACGTCGAGGTGGCCGGAACCGTCATTCCGCAGCTCGTCGCCGGAACGCTCGACGACGTGACCGTGTCGTCGGACGACGTGTCGTTCGGCGAGTTCAGCGGGGATGTGACCGTGCACGCGACGGGCATCGGCATCCGCGGCGAACCCGAGGCAGACGCCGCCACGGCCACCGTGCGCCTGGACGAGAACGAGCTCAAGGCGCTCCTCGCCGGCGTCCAGGACTTCCCCGTCGACTCGCTCAGCCTTGCATCGCCCGACCTCGCGGTGTCGACCGAGCTCCAGTTCCTCGGCATCGCCGTCCCGATCGGGGTGTCGCTCACGCCGTCCGCCGCCGACGGCGACATCGTGCTGACTCCGTCGAGCCTGCAGGTCGCGGGGGCGGAGGTCTCGGCGGACGACCTGACCTCCCGCTTCGGAGCGATCGCCGACACAGTCCTGAAGGACTACACCGTCTGCATCGCGCAGTACATCCCGGCCGGGCTCACGCTCACTCAGGTCCAGGTCGACGGCGACCACGTCGTCGCCGACTTCGACGTGGACGGACGCATCGCGAGCGATCCCGCGCTCCGCGAGAACGGGACCTGCGACGCGTGA
- the lysA gene encoding diaminopimelate decarboxylase: MSAAPQSRATPVPAAPDDANDLPASVWPEAAERDEHGVLVLGGIRATALRERFGTPLYVLDEDEVRRAARRTLAAFRSAAGAHGAQARVYYAGKAFLSTEVVRWVMEEGFAVDVCTGGELAVALAAGADPARLGFHGNNKSVRELERAVEVGIGSIVLDSWIELERLAAIVERRDARQAVLLRVSSGVHAETHDFLATAHEDQKFGFTLEDAPAAVARIRELDGLEFTGLHCHIGSQIFGTAGFRESAARVVELHAELLAGGDIPVLNLGGGFGIAYRPEDDPTPIEALATGIVDAVAQECAVRGIPVPHLAFEPGRAIVGKAGVTLYEVGTTKPVQVDDALTRLYVSVDGGMSDNARPALYGAQYSARIASRTSDADPVLARVVGKHCESGDIVVDAEHLPGDVAPGDLLAVPATGAYCFSLANTYNYVPRPPVVALRGGEARVIVRGETVDDLLARDAGLTATPTEGNDMPRMSQRSETT; this comes from the coding sequence GTGTCCGCCGCCCCGCAGAGCCGAGCCACCCCCGTGCCGGCCGCCCCGGATGATGCGAACGACCTGCCGGCGAGCGTCTGGCCGGAGGCCGCCGAGCGCGACGAGCACGGGGTCCTCGTGCTGGGGGGCATCCGCGCCACCGCGCTGCGCGAGCGATTCGGCACTCCCCTCTACGTGCTCGATGAGGACGAGGTGCGCCGCGCCGCACGGCGCACGCTGGCGGCCTTCCGCTCGGCGGCGGGCGCGCACGGCGCGCAGGCGCGCGTGTACTACGCCGGGAAGGCCTTCCTCTCCACCGAGGTCGTCCGGTGGGTGATGGAGGAGGGCTTCGCCGTCGATGTGTGCACCGGAGGAGAGCTCGCGGTCGCGCTCGCTGCCGGCGCCGACCCCGCCCGCCTGGGGTTCCACGGCAACAACAAGAGCGTCCGCGAGCTCGAGCGCGCCGTCGAGGTCGGCATCGGCTCCATCGTCCTCGACAGCTGGATCGAGCTCGAGCGCCTCGCCGCGATCGTCGAGCGCCGCGACGCCCGGCAGGCGGTGCTGCTCCGCGTCAGCAGCGGCGTGCACGCCGAGACGCATGACTTCCTCGCGACGGCTCACGAGGACCAGAAGTTCGGCTTCACGCTGGAGGATGCCCCGGCCGCCGTCGCGCGCATCCGGGAGCTCGACGGTCTCGAGTTCACGGGACTGCACTGCCACATCGGGTCTCAGATCTTCGGCACGGCGGGCTTCCGCGAGTCCGCGGCGCGCGTCGTCGAGCTGCACGCCGAGCTTCTCGCGGGCGGGGACATCCCGGTCCTCAATCTCGGCGGCGGCTTCGGAATCGCCTACCGTCCCGAGGACGATCCCACGCCGATCGAGGCGCTGGCCACCGGCATCGTCGACGCGGTGGCGCAGGAGTGCGCCGTGCGCGGCATCCCCGTCCCCCATCTCGCCTTCGAGCCGGGCCGCGCGATCGTCGGCAAGGCGGGCGTGACGCTCTACGAGGTGGGGACGACGAAACCCGTCCAGGTGGACGACGCGCTCACGCGGCTCTACGTGAGCGTCGACGGCGGCATGAGCGACAACGCGCGGCCCGCCCTCTACGGTGCGCAGTACAGCGCGCGCATCGCATCGCGCACGAGCGACGCGGATCCCGTGCTCGCCCGGGTCGTCGGCAAGCACTGCGAGTCGGGCGACATCGTGGTGGATGCCGAGCACCTCCCCGGAGACGTCGCCCCCGGCGATCTCCTCGCCGTCCCCGCGACGGGCGCGTACTGCTTCTCGCTCGCGAACACCTACAACTACGTCCCCCGTCCGCCCGTCGTGGCGCTGCGCGGGGGCGAGGCGCGCGTCATCGTGCGCGGCGAGACGGTCGACGACCTCCTCGCGCGGGACGCCGGCCTCACCGCCACCCCGACGGAAGGGAACGACATGCCGAGAATGAGTCAGCGGAGCGAGACGACGTGA
- a CDS encoding homoserine dehydrogenase produces the protein MTDYRRLRVALLGAGAVGSQVAALLLRHGQELADRAGATLELVGIAVRDPAAKRDADLPAELFTTDVEPLIVGSDIVIELMGGIEPARSHLLQAINSGADVVTANKALLATHGPEIFDAADQVGAQVYYEAAAAGAIPIIRPLRDSLAGDRVQRIMGIVNGTTNYILDRMDTEGAELADVLADAQRLGYAEADPTADVEGYDAAQKAAILASLAFHTTVPLESVHREGITGIDKAMMDAARHAGYVVKLLAVCERLTDGSGESISVRVYPALIDRTHPLASVHGANNAVFVQAEAAGNLMFYGAGAGGVQTASAVLGDVVSAARRHIAGGVGVGESTRANLPIVEIGRVTTSYQITLEVDDEPGVLATIAGILSEGRVSIATLEQTVVTEANGEPGVARLVIGTHKALEQDLSETVRRLAASGVVERVVSVLRVEGD, from the coding sequence GTGACCGACTACCGTCGCCTGCGCGTCGCGCTGCTCGGGGCCGGAGCCGTGGGCTCCCAGGTCGCCGCGCTGCTGCTTCGCCACGGGCAGGAGCTGGCCGACCGCGCAGGGGCGACCCTCGAGCTCGTCGGCATCGCCGTGCGGGACCCGGCGGCCAAGCGCGACGCCGACCTTCCCGCCGAGCTGTTCACGACCGACGTGGAGCCCCTCATCGTCGGCTCCGACATCGTCATCGAGCTCATGGGAGGCATCGAGCCGGCGCGATCCCATCTCCTGCAGGCGATCAACTCGGGTGCCGACGTCGTGACGGCGAACAAGGCGCTTCTGGCGACGCACGGCCCCGAGATCTTCGACGCCGCCGACCAGGTCGGCGCGCAGGTCTACTACGAGGCCGCTGCGGCCGGCGCCATCCCGATCATCCGGCCGCTGCGGGACTCGCTCGCCGGCGACCGTGTGCAGCGGATCATGGGCATCGTCAACGGGACCACCAACTACATCCTCGATCGCATGGACACCGAGGGCGCCGAGCTCGCGGACGTGCTCGCGGACGCTCAGCGCCTCGGGTACGCCGAAGCGGACCCGACGGCGGACGTCGAGGGGTACGACGCCGCGCAGAAGGCCGCGATCCTGGCGAGCCTCGCCTTCCACACGACGGTCCCGCTGGAGAGCGTCCACCGCGAGGGCATCACAGGCATCGACAAGGCGATGATGGACGCCGCGCGTCACGCGGGCTATGTCGTCAAGCTGCTCGCCGTGTGCGAGCGCCTGACCGACGGCTCGGGCGAGTCGATCTCGGTCCGCGTCTACCCCGCCCTCATCGATCGCACCCACCCCCTCGCGAGCGTGCACGGCGCCAACAACGCCGTCTTCGTGCAGGCCGAGGCGGCCGGCAACCTCATGTTCTACGGCGCGGGCGCGGGAGGGGTGCAGACGGCCTCCGCCGTCCTCGGCGACGTCGTCTCGGCGGCGCGGCGGCACATCGCGGGCGGTGTCGGCGTCGGGGAGTCCACCCGGGCGAACCTCCCGATCGTCGAGATCGGCCGGGTCACGACCAGCTACCAGATCACCCTCGAGGTCGACGACGAGCCCGGCGTGCTCGCGACGATCGCCGGCATCCTCAGCGAGGGCCGCGTCTCCATCGCGACCCTCGAGCAGACCGTGGTCACCGAGGCGAACGGCGAGCCCGGGGTCGCGCGGCTCGTGATCGGAACCCACAAGGCCCTGGAGCAGGACCTGAGCGAGACCGTCCGACGGCTCGCCGCGAGCGGCGTCGTCGAGCGCGTCGTCTCGGTCCTGCGCGTGGAAGGAGACTGA
- the thrC gene encoding threonine synthase, giving the protein MAAHVWRGVLREYGDRLGVSDASTVVTLGEGGTPLLPAPALSQRTGADVWVKFEGMNPTGSFKDRGMTVAVSRAIEHGAKAVICASTGNTSASAAAYAAHAGITAAVLVPEGKIAMGKLSQAVAHNGRLIQIRGNFDDCLEIARELADDYPVHLVNSVNPDRIDGQKTAAYEIVEQLGDAPDFHFIPVGNAGNYTAYTRGYTEEAEAGVSARVPRMFGFQAEGSAPLVTGAVVKNPETVASAIRIGNPASWHLAIDAREATDGYFGAIDDDRILAAQKLLAGEVGIFVEPASAISVAGLLDRAEAGVVPRGARVVLTVTGHGLKDPQWALRNADGTTVEPTVVDATTSEVASVLDLVPVGAAE; this is encoded by the coding sequence ATGGCAGCACACGTCTGGCGCGGAGTACTCCGCGAGTACGGCGACCGTCTGGGCGTCTCGGATGCCTCGACCGTCGTGACCCTCGGCGAGGGCGGCACGCCGCTCCTGCCCGCACCCGCGCTGTCGCAGCGCACGGGCGCCGACGTGTGGGTCAAGTTCGAGGGCATGAACCCGACCGGGTCGTTCAAGGACCGCGGGATGACGGTCGCCGTCTCGCGCGCGATCGAGCACGGCGCCAAGGCCGTCATCTGCGCGTCGACGGGCAACACATCCGCCTCGGCCGCCGCCTACGCGGCGCACGCCGGCATCACGGCGGCGGTGCTCGTCCCCGAGGGCAAGATCGCGATGGGCAAGCTGAGCCAGGCGGTCGCGCACAACGGCCGGCTCATCCAGATCCGCGGCAACTTCGACGACTGTCTCGAGATCGCCCGCGAGCTCGCCGACGACTACCCCGTGCACCTGGTCAACTCGGTCAACCCCGACCGCATCGACGGGCAGAAGACCGCGGCTTACGAGATCGTGGAGCAGCTGGGCGATGCGCCCGACTTCCACTTCATCCCGGTGGGCAACGCCGGCAACTACACCGCGTACACGCGCGGCTACACCGAGGAGGCCGAGGCGGGCGTCTCCGCCCGCGTCCCGCGGATGTTCGGGTTCCAGGCCGAGGGCTCCGCCCCGCTCGTGACCGGCGCGGTCGTGAAGAACCCCGAGACCGTCGCCAGTGCGATCCGCATCGGCAACCCGGCCTCGTGGCACCTCGCGATCGATGCGCGCGAGGCGACGGACGGCTACTTCGGAGCCATCGACGACGACCGCATCCTCGCGGCGCAGAAGCTGCTCGCGGGAGAGGTGGGCATCTTCGTCGAGCCCGCCTCGGCGATCAGTGTCGCGGGCCTCCTCGACCGCGCCGAGGCGGGAGTCGTCCCGCGCGGCGCGCGCGTGGTGCTCACGGTGACCGGGCACGGACTCAAGGACCCCCAGTGGGCGCTGCGCAACGCCGACGGCACGACGGTCGAGCCGACCGTGGTCGACGCGACCACGTCGGAGGTGGCATCCGTCCTTGATCTGGTGCCCGTCGGGGCGGCCGAGTGA
- the thrB gene encoding homoserine kinase, with amino-acid sequence MNAAARGSTPELLEGRSVLVRVPATSANLGPGFDTLGLALSVYDELIVTALPHAGLEIEVTGEGAADVPRDASNLVVRSIAYAFEAAGRRMPGLRLRARNVIPHGRGMGSSGAAVVSGLLAAKGLLEGDVPFGDETLLSLATELEGHPDNVAPALFGGLTIAWMDETGPQHKKLLVHRGVSPLVFVPEFTMSTKLARSLQPLHVPREDAVFNVSRSALLIAALTQSPELLLAATEDKLHQNYRAQAMPGTDTLVRSLRAGGFAAVVSGAGPSVLVLADGPGQRLAAAELAATVTDTPWDALMLAVDFKGGTVREYAEGST; translated from the coding sequence GTGAACGCAGCCGCGCGCGGCTCGACCCCTGAGCTCCTCGAAGGGCGCAGCGTGCTCGTGCGCGTGCCCGCGACGAGCGCCAACCTCGGTCCCGGCTTCGACACCCTCGGTCTCGCGCTGAGCGTCTACGACGAGCTGATCGTCACGGCGCTCCCGCACGCGGGGCTCGAGATCGAGGTCACGGGCGAGGGTGCGGCCGACGTCCCGCGCGACGCCTCCAATCTCGTCGTGCGCTCGATCGCCTACGCCTTCGAGGCGGCGGGGCGACGGATGCCGGGCCTGCGCCTCCGGGCCCGCAACGTCATCCCGCACGGCCGCGGCATGGGATCCTCCGGAGCAGCCGTCGTGTCGGGACTCCTCGCGGCGAAGGGACTCCTCGAGGGGGACGTGCCGTTCGGCGACGAGACGCTCCTCTCCCTGGCCACGGAGCTCGAGGGGCACCCCGACAACGTCGCGCCGGCGCTCTTCGGCGGGCTGACGATCGCGTGGATGGACGAGACCGGCCCACAGCACAAGAAGCTGCTCGTGCACCGTGGCGTCTCCCCGCTGGTGTTCGTTCCGGAGTTCACGATGTCGACGAAGCTCGCGCGGAGCCTGCAGCCCCTGCACGTCCCGCGGGAGGACGCGGTCTTCAACGTGTCGCGCTCCGCGCTGCTCATCGCCGCACTCACCCAGAGCCCGGAGCTCCTGCTGGCCGCGACCGAGGACAAGCTCCACCAGAACTACCGCGCGCAGGCGATGCCCGGCACGGACACGCTCGTCCGGTCGCTGCGCGCAGGCGGTTTCGCGGCGGTCGTCTCGGGTGCGGGTCCCAGCGTGCTGGTGCTCGCCGACGGGCCCGGCCAGCGCCTCGCGGCCGCCGAACTCGCTGCCACCGTGACCGACACCCCGTGGGACGCGCTCATGCTCGCCGTCGACTTCAAGGGTGGTACAGTGAGGGAGTACGCGGAGGGTTCCACGTAA
- the rho gene encoding transcription termination factor Rho: MESISEIHNVDTSSEERIEAPEDAENVTAGDTVADAEGAVEVPAEPAEQAEEPAAEPDAQAEESAPAGADVPAEPAEQAPSATEPEPGATADAPAEAPAAAEPEAAPEPEAAPAAEAPADTPAKAPRKRAPRRAKSTGAKADADAAAAETAEASGEAVAEVPTQGPAEVPGEGGQAAEGAVAGEEPAESPAESEAPSDAEQADAEQADAEQTPGEQAQGAEGEASAADAAGEETPSRSRSRSRSRNRNRGQNAQGNGQNAQNGQTAQGAPGGQNAPSAAQPAEQDDEQAQGAGRNRQRNKRRGQTTGDEFETEIGEDDVLIPIAGILDVLDNYAFVRTTGYLPGTSDVYVSLGQVKKYNLRKGDAVVGAIKQPREGEQSSRQKYNALVKVDSINGLSVDDAATRVEFGKLTPLYPQERLRLETAPEKLTQRIIDLVAPIGKGQRGLIVAPPKAGKTIVLQQIANAIAINNPEVHLMVVLVDERPEEVTDMQRTVRGEVIASTFDRPAEDHTTVAELAIERAKRLVELGRDVVVLLDSITRLGRAYNISAPTSGRVLTGGVDASALYPPKRFFGAARNIENGGSLTILATALVETGSKMDDVIFEEFKGTGNSELRLNRQLADKRIFPAVDVNASSTRREEMLLSPDEVKITWKLRRALAGLDPQQALEVVLGKLKETSSNVEFLVQMQKSIPTPAHGGGHSHGHENSIR, translated from the coding sequence GTGGAGTCCATCTCCGAGATCCACAACGTCGACACGTCCTCCGAAGAGCGCATCGAGGCGCCCGAGGATGCCGAGAACGTGACCGCCGGCGACACCGTCGCCGACGCCGAGGGCGCCGTCGAGGTGCCCGCGGAGCCCGCGGAGCAGGCCGAGGAGCCTGCCGCGGAGCCTGACGCGCAGGCGGAGGAGTCCGCCCCGGCCGGGGCCGACGTGCCCGCGGAGCCCGCCGAGCAGGCTCCGAGCGCGACCGAGCCCGAGCCCGGGGCTACCGCCGACGCGCCCGCGGAAGCGCCGGCCGCCGCGGAGCCCGAGGCCGCCCCGGAGCCCGAGGCCGCGCCGGCCGCCGAGGCGCCTGCCGACACGCCGGCCAAGGCTCCGCGCAAGCGCGCCCCGCGCCGCGCCAAGAGCACGGGCGCGAAGGCCGACGCCGACGCCGCGGCCGCCGAGACCGCGGAGGCCTCGGGCGAGGCTGTCGCCGAGGTCCCGACGCAAGGCCCGGCCGAGGTTCCGGGTGAGGGCGGGCAGGCGGCCGAGGGCGCCGTCGCGGGCGAGGAGCCGGCGGAGTCGCCCGCCGAGTCCGAGGCCCCGTCCGACGCCGAGCAGGCCGACGCCGAGCAGGCCGACGCCGAGCAGACCCCCGGCGAGCAGGCTCAGGGCGCCGAGGGCGAGGCATCCGCAGCCGACGCCGCCGGCGAGGAGACGCCGTCGCGCTCGCGCAGCCGGTCGCGCAGCCGCAACCGCAACCGCGGACAGAACGCCCAGGGCAACGGCCAGAACGCCCAGAACGGGCAGACCGCTCAGGGCGCTCCGGGCGGCCAGAACGCCCCGTCGGCCGCGCAGCCCGCCGAGCAGGACGACGAGCAGGCGCAGGGCGCCGGTCGAAACCGCCAGCGCAACAAGCGTCGCGGTCAGACGACGGGTGACGAGTTCGAGACCGAGATCGGCGAGGACGACGTCCTGATCCCGATCGCGGGCATCCTCGACGTGCTCGACAACTACGCCTTCGTCCGCACCACGGGATACCTCCCGGGGACGAGCGACGTCTACGTCTCGCTCGGCCAGGTCAAGAAGTACAACCTGCGCAAGGGCGACGCCGTCGTCGGCGCGATCAAGCAGCCCCGCGAGGGCGAGCAGTCGAGCCGCCAGAAGTACAACGCGCTCGTCAAGGTGGACTCGATCAACGGCCTGTCGGTCGACGATGCGGCGACCCGCGTGGAGTTCGGCAAGCTCACGCCGCTCTACCCGCAGGAGCGCCTGCGCCTCGAGACGGCGCCCGAGAAGCTCACGCAGCGCATCATCGACCTCGTCGCGCCCATCGGCAAGGGCCAGCGTGGCCTCATCGTCGCACCGCCGAAGGCCGGCAAGACGATCGTGCTGCAGCAGATCGCCAACGCCATTGCGATCAACAACCCCGAGGTCCACCTCATGGTCGTGCTCGTCGACGAGCGCCCCGAAGAGGTCACCGACATGCAGCGCACGGTGCGCGGCGAGGTCATCGCCTCGACCTTCGACCGTCCGGCCGAAGACCACACGACCGTCGCGGAACTGGCGATCGAGCGCGCGAAGCGCCTCGTCGAGCTCGGTCGCGATGTCGTGGTGCTCCTCGACTCCATCACGCGCCTCGGCCGCGCCTACAACATCTCGGCGCCGACGTCCGGCCGCGTTCTCACCGGTGGCGTCGACGCGTCGGCGCTGTACCCGCCCAAGCGCTTCTTCGGCGCGGCGCGCAACATCGAGAACGGCGGGTCGCTCACGATCCTCGCGACGGCCCTCGTCGAGACCGGCTCCAAGATGGACGACGTCATCTTCGAGGAGTTCAAGGGCACGGGCAACAGCGAGCTGCGCCTCAACCGCCAGCTCGCCGACAAGCGGATCTTCCCCGCGGTCGACGTCAACGCGTCGAGCACGCGCCGAGAGGAGATGCTCCTCAGCCCCGACGAGGTCAAGATCACCTGGAAGCTGCGTCGCGCGCTGGCGGGCCTCGACCCGCAGCAGGCGCTCGAGGTCGTGCTCGGCAAGCTCAAGGAGACGAGCTCGAACGTCGAGTTCCTCGTGCAGATGCAGAAGTCGATCCCGACTCCCGCGCACGGCGGCGGGCACAGCCACGGTCACGAGAACAGCATCCGCTGA